TTGTTTACAGGGTTGAACGGCTGGCATTCGCGGATCAGGTAATCGATGTTGCTGCTGACATCTACAACCCGCCAATGCCCGCTCCTCTGGCAGGGTGGGATGGAACCCCCAATGCCTGGTCGCTGACCGACACCTCGCAATATAAGCTGCAGACGCTGGCGACCGGGGTTGCAGCGCAGAGCCAGGTTGCAGTGACCAACCTGCAGGACGATACGGCTTTGGTCTGGATTGAAGGTACTGCCGGTGCAGGCAGCCATTCAGTAATAGCCGAACGGCGTCTGGTGACTGGGGAGATCGATCCGCTCTGGCAGGGGCCGGGTGCAGCGGCAGCCGGTCCGATCGAAATGACCGATGGGACCTTCGCGGCCAACACTGTCGGCAATCCTGTAGTGGCCAGTGCCGGCCTGCTCGGCGTGCTGGCTGCTTGGGAATCGACCAACGTAGATGGCCAGTCGAGCATCCACATGCGCCTTGGCAGCACCGCCAGTGCCACGCCGTTCAATACGGGCGCTGGTTTCCCGGCTTATGGCTTTACCGGTGGCGAACTGGTCGTGCCCGGCTCCGCCGGTGGCCGCTCACCCTCTGTGATGGGCTATGAAATCGTCAATACGGCAAACGAAACCGTGGAACTGGGTTTCCACGTCGCCTTTGTCGATGACGCCGGCCAAGTGCGTTTGGCGCGCTATGAAATTCCGGTGTTCGAAGTAGATCCGCTGACCGGTGCCGTTGGCAACCCGGCACTTCCGGCCAATTTCGGCATTAGCGGCCAGACGCAGCCGATCCTGATTGGCGCAGATGGTCTTCGCAATCACGATCCGGTCACTGGCGCATTGATCGATGATCCGGATGGTGCGATTTCGCTTGGGGCGGGCGGAGCGCCCTCGCTGACCTCGTTGCACAATGGCGAACTGGTGGTGGGCTATACCGACGCCGCGGGTCACTATACCGTTACGCGTTTCGATGTGACGCATACGGCCGACAGCCGCGATGAGACGATGTTTGTCGCGGACAAGATCACTTACGCCGCAGCGCAGACCGATACTTTGGGAACAAATGTTCTCTCTGGTCAGGTTGTCAGCCAGTTGAATGGCAGCTTTGGTGCCTTCTGGACGGAAAACGACGGCATTGGCGGCGTAGTCCTTAAAGGCAATGTGTACAATGCAGGCGGGACGACATGGCACCAGAGCGGGACGCTTGACCTGCAAACGGGTCTGCCGGCTGGCGTTGACGTCACGGTCGTATCCTCCGGCATTAATCCGAACGGCGTCGAGGACGGCTTTGTCGCGCTTTGGCAGACGGGCGGTCATATCTCTGGCCAGCGCTTCGACATGGCCGGCGCGAAGGTTGGACTGGTCTTCCAGGTCGATGATCCGAACGGTGTGGCGCATGGCGGCCTTTCGGCTGCAGGTGTCGACAATGGTCTGATCATCATCGGTCATGAACTCGCGGCCAACAATGGCGATGTGGGATATAGCTATCTCGATACGCGCCAGCCTGGTGCAGAAGTCCTTGGGACGACGACCAGAGCCGGTGTTGCCGGGAGCATTGCGGTCGGCACCGTTGGTGACGACGCGATGGATGGCCGTGCCGCTGATGATCAGCTCTTCGGCGGGCTGGGCAATGACGTTATCACTCTGGGCGGCGGTTCCGACCTTGGTGACGGCGGCGAAGGCAACGACATCATTCTCGGCGGGGCTGGTCAGGACCAGATCTTGGGCGGTAGCGGTAACGACCTGTTGATGGTCGGCACCAGCGGTCCGGCTGATGTCCGCAAGGACGCAGCATTGGTGGCCGGCTTGACCGCCTCGCTGTCCGCAACCGCCCAGAATGTCGCGATTATTGCCAGCAATAATGGTGCAGATATCGTGTCGGGCGGCCTTGGTGTGGATACCCTATCGTTCCGCTCGGAAGCGAGCCCGGTGCGTGTGGATCTCAACACTGGTCTGGTTTACCGGGCCGGTACCGGTGCGAACACCGTCAACTTCACCGATAATGGCACCACGGCCAGCTACAATCTGACCGCTGCCATTGGTGAACTTGTGTTGGATGCGGCTGGCTTGCCGATCTTCCAGTTCACCCGTGACATCGAGCGGGTTGAAGGCGGGCGCGGGGCGGACGTTCTGCTCGGCGCTGCGAGCAATGACGTGATATACAGCGGCGGCGGCAACGACTTTATCGACGGTCGCGCTGGAACGCAGGACATCGGCGTGTTTGCCGGTGCTGCGTCTGGCTACACCGTGGCACGCACCCCGACCGGAATTTCGGTGACCCATACCATCCCGGCCACGGCGACCAGCCTGGCAAGGACCGAGACGGCAATCCTGAACAATGTCGAATTCGTGCAGTTCGGTGATCGCCGTATTGCCGCCGCCGATGTGCAACCGGGGGCAGCTGTCTCCGCTGCATCACTGACTAACCGCAACCCGGGGCCGGCGCTCACCAACGATACCGCGACCTTGGCCGAAGACACTTCGGTAAAGATCAACGTGACCGCAAACGATGTGGCCAACGAATTTGCGTCGCAGCCTGTCTTCATCACGGCGATCAATGGTCAAGCGGTCACCGCTGGCGGGCCGGCGATCACGGTGGCGAATGGCAGTGTGTCTCTGGGCCTTGACGGCCAGCTGAACTTCACGCCGGTTGAGAACTATTTCGGCACGACAAGCTTCACTTACACCGCACAGGATGGCGGCGGGATCGCCAAAACGGCTACGGTGCAGTTGAACATCACGCCGGTAGCCGATACGCCGACCGCCGTTGCTGATGCCTATGAAGTGGTTCTCGGTTCGACCACGCAGCTGAATGTGCTTGCCAACGACATCAACCCGGATGCTCCGCTGTCGGCACTCAGCATCGGCACGCTCAACACCACAGGCCTCGTTGGCACTGCGACCAGCACTGGCAATGCCATCACCTTTACGGGCAATACGGCGGGAACGACCACGCTGACCTATACCGCCAACAACGGTCTGGAGAGCACGCCTGTTACCGTGACAATCAAGGTCCTGGTTCAGAATAATACTCCGACGCTGACCGGTGATCTGAACGCAACGGTTGTCGAAGGCGCGCGTGTTGCTCTGACGGCTGCTGATATCGGCTATACCGATCTCGACGCCGCGGATGTCCTGACCTTCACGGCATCTGGTGCGGTCAATGGTGCGGTGCAAGTCAATGGCGTGGACGCGACCAGTTTCACCATGGCCGACGTGACGGCCGGTCGGGTGTCGTTCCTGCACAATGGTGCGGAAACGCCAACGGCCAGCTTCTCGATGGTCGTGACGGATGGAAAGATCGTGACCGCCCCTGTAACGGTTCAGCTTGCGGTGACTGCGGTCAACGACGCTCCGATCCTGACCGGTGCGGTTGCAAATGCAACCTATGTCGAAAATGCGGCTGCGCTTACCATTGCCCCGGCACTTACTTTGACGGATGCGGATAGCACCAGAATGACCGGCGCCACGGTGACGATCTCGGGTGGTCGTGCGGAAGATGTCCTGACCTTTACACCGCGTGCCGGCATCACCGGCAGCTACGCTGCAGGCACCCTGACGCTGAGCGGTTTGGCAACCGTTGCCGCTTATCAGGCTATCCTGCGCTCTGTCGCTTACAGCAACAGCTCGGATCTCCCCGATATAGCGCCTCGCACCGTAACGTTCACTGTCAATGACGGTGGCGCAGTCAATGCGACGGCCACGGCGTCGACTACAATCGCGGTTCAGTCGGTCAACGATCTGGCAACCGGAACGATTGCGATTGCCTCGGCTGCAGAGGCAGGGGCGGGCGTGATCCTGACCGCCGCCGGTAACTTGCTGGATGCCGACCTCGTCAATCCTGTGGTGGTGCCAACATACGCGTGGCAATCAAGCACGACCTTGACCGGTATCTACACCAACCTGGTCGCCAGTGGGACGTCTGTCCTGACGGCGAACACGGCGACTGTGACGCCCGCTGCGGTGACCTTCTATCAAGTCCGTGGAACCTATACCGATCCCTTTGGGGCCAATGTGGTTACCTCGACGGATCGTGCCGTGGTCGGTACTGCAGCTGCGAACGCGATGTCTACGGCAGGTGTAAAATTCCTCTCAGCATTGGGTGGCAATGATACAATCACCTATGCAGCGACATCGTTGCCCGATCTCATCATTGATGGCGGGGCAGGGACAGATACGGTGAGTATTGCCGCAGCTATCTCGAGTTTCGGACCTGTTTCGGACTCCGCTTTGGTAGGGGTTGAAACTGTAAGCGCCGCAGCACTGCTGACCGCGATTTCGATGGATCTGTCCGTCCAGACGGAAGCCCTCACGATCACTGGTGGCGCTGGTAACGATACGATCCGGGGTGGAACCGGAGCGGATGTGATCAATGGCGGTAACGGCAATGATCTGATCTTTGCTCTCATCGGCAACGATACCGTGAACGGCGGAGCTGGTACTGATACCCTCGACTATTCGGCCAGCACGGGAACGTTGACCGTCAATTTAGCAGCGGCGACAGCGCAGGTCACCGGTTCGCTGACCGGCACCGACACTGTCACTGCAGTTGAAAACATCATTGCGAATGCTGCGGACAACAGCATCACGGGCAGCGCTGCAGCCAACCTTCTGGATGGAAATGCAGGTAATGACACCATCCGTGGTGGAGCCGGAAATGATGCGATACTGGGTGGCCTTGGCAATGACACGCTATATGGCAATGCTGGGATCGACAGGCTTGCTGGTGGTGCCGGTGCGGATCGCTTTGTCTTCGATGCGGCGACGGCGGGTAGCGCGGACACCATCACCGATTTCGAAATCGGCGCGGTGGGTGGCCGGATCGACAAGATCGGGATCTCTGCGGCCGCTTTCGGTATCGGGGCTGCTGCTGCTGCAAGCGGAGGTTGGCTATCGCTGACGGGAGCCTTCACTACGACAACCCAGCGGATCGCCTACAACGCCAACACTGGATCGCTCGATTATGACAGCAATGGTAGCGCTGGCGGCGGCACCCGCTTCCAGATCGGCGTTATCGACATCAATAACGACGCTGCACTGCATCCGACACTGGCTCTTGATCACTTCATTCTGATGTAAGGGACAGGTCTCAATTAAGCGCCTGCGCGGGCAAATGCTCGCGCAGGCTCGCGCTCGATCCGCAACTTGCAGCGACAGTCGGTCACCAACCTTACATCCGTCCAAGGGGCGACGCCCGGCGTCGGGAACCCGTTTTCATATCAGGATGCACGGCAATATATGATGACGTCCCCGCGCCGCTTGACCTTGCAGCTTCGCAAGGACTTTTGAGCGGTGCATTGCGCGTTTCAACGGGGTTGATGCCAACCTTCGACGTCATTCATAGCAGCGTGAAACAAGCGCATGCGCATGTAACGCCAAAATGACAGATCAAGTTTTACCGAAGGTGCGTTAACGGACCATAGAGCCAGCGCCTAGGTCATTGTCGGTCAGTCCGTTACCAGAACATAGCCTTCATTCGGCAGGGCCTCAATCCGGCTCCCGACGACGAGTTTGCGTCGCAGCTTTGACATACTAACCCGCAGATTCATGACAGAGATCGGGTCTTCATCAATTCCAGCAACGCGTTGAAGCCGCTGAAAGGATACGCACCATCCTGGCCTGTCCAGCAAACATTCAATCAAGCGCCTTTCACGCCCGGTCAGTACGCTTGCATCGCAGACTTTGCTCAACATGTCGGCGCGCTGATACTGTTCACGCTCCGCACTAGTCCTAACGCAACGTTGCCGCCAAATTGCACGAAATCTGGCAATTCCCTCCAACGGATGAACCTTGCCGATATCAAGAACCTCATCGAAACCAGCCCGCAGCATTGCCGCCCGAGTTTGCGGTGTGGACCCGGTAACAATAGCCACAACGACCCGATTCCGAAGCAACGGCTCAAATTCCCTGTACAGCGCGGACATGCGCCGGCCATCGTGACCTCCCAATATCAGGAATTCGGAGTTGGCATCGAACAAGACTGAATTTGCAGCAATCGTGGAGCCATATTCTTGGATATCGACCGCTTCGAACACGTCGCTTAACCACGCATGCCGACGCTTAGCATCGCGCTTGCCAATGGAAACGAGGCGTGCCGGGATCTCACCGGCCCCAATAAACTGTCGATTGGCGACACTGGCTATCTCAACGGTCATTGTTTGATATACTCCCCAACATGCAACGGAGCTGCGGGCGAGGATATAAAGGTCGACTAAAATAAATGAATTAGTACAAAAGTTTGGCGGCATAGCCGAAAATGCTATGCCGGTCCGTAATCCGCTTACTGCATCCACGCGACGATCAGATTGATCATTTGCCGCACCGACCAGCGTCCGCGATCTATGCGCCTCAAATATTGATCAGTCTTTTCAAATGTTTGCGTCTGAAATACCATATACACTGCGCGCTCATGCATATGGGCTACATATATAAACCAATGATTTATATATTTATTCTGGAAATTTGACACTGTCATATGTGCGGTACGTTATTGTAGCCGCATCTGGGCTCGCACCGATGACATTGAATTTTGCAAAACAAGACAAAAGTTCAGAAAGTTCAGCCGGGTGCGCATCGCAGCCCAATCGGCTTCCGACCCAAACTTCCGGACTGCCCCTCCAGACTTGTCTTTCCGAGGCCGGGGTTCGGATTGTCGGCATCCGGGACAAAGAGTATGATTTGCGGGCGTCGTGGCTGCGCAGCTGGTTGCCGCACGCCCCCATGCATCAATTTGATCATAACGACAGTAAACCGCTTTCGCAGGCAATCAACTCTTTCGAGGTTCTCATCCTCCACGGCAAAGATGTTGAGCGGATGGGTCACATTATAAAGGACTGGCGCCGGCTCCTGCCAAGCAAGCTAATCGTCGCCGTACTAACTACGATGAATAGCGATAAGCAGAATGAGCTGCTTTACAGCGGCGCGGACGCAGTGCTCGATATAGATATGTCGGATTTTGTGGCTGTTGTTTGGCTGCAATCCTTACTCTCGCGCTTATCGGAGCGGCGAGAAGCCAATTTACGGCCATCTTTGGATGTTGACGTCGAACTATCGGACCTAAACGTTACGCCAATGGAGCGGATGATCCTGACATCGCTCTTGAACAAGGAAGGTACCGTCGTGGGTCATGCGGATATCTTGCATGCAATTGGCCGCGATAAATCCAAAAAAAGTCTGCACATTTTAAGCGCAGCTGTTTGTAATCTACGCAAGAAGCACTCGACCCAATTTAAAATATTTAACGTAAAAGGCTCGGGCTACGGAGCATTAAGAAGAAATTCTGATATAATGCGATATAGGCAATCATAGCGCTGTCGAATTATTCTATTTCAGTAACTCACGCACTTTCGCATGCAGCTCATTCGGTCGATAGGGCTTTTTAATGAAAGCCATGTCGTTCGGAAGCAGGGACATGTTGTCACTATAGCCGGAAGTGAGCAGCAGCGCGGTCAGCGGAAATTTTTCTTTTATCCAACGCGCAAGATCGACGCCGGTTTCTTCCGTACCCATGGCGATGTCGCAGATAACAAGCTTGTACCCTGCATCTTCAAGATACTCCTTCGCTTCGCTGATGCTTGCGGCACATATGACATGATGACCGTCGTCGACCAGCATCTCGCTGATTGATTCAGCGATCAAAGGTTCATCGTCGACGACAAGTATCGTTCCTGCATGAAGTATCGCTCCGGTCTGGCGCATAGCGCCCTTCTCCAACTCGGCGGAAAGCCCGGCGGGAAGCTCGGTAGGTGGAACGGTGTGCGGAAAGGTCATGCGGGCGATCAGTCCGCCACCAATTCGGTTAGAAAAGGACAAATCCCCGCCCGATTGCCTTACAAATCCCGCGGTAATGGCAAGGCCAAGGCCGCGGCCATTGGATTTCGTCGTAAAATAGGGGTCATTTGCGTGGCGTAGGACATGATCTGTCATACCCATTCCCGTATCCTCAATGCTGATCGACACACTACTATTGGGCGTGTCCGCCGTTTCAACGCCTGCCAACATGGGCAGGACGCGCGTTTTAATCATAATCTCACCGCCTTCATCCATGGCTTCCCGGCTGTTGGTGATGAGATTGATGATCGCCTGGCTCAGGCCAGACTTATCGACGTACAAAGGGCATGGCAGACTGGTGCAATCATAAATGACTTGGATATTTGGTCCAGCAAGAGTTGATATCAGCGGCCTCGTTTCGTTCAAAATTTCATTTAAATCTGCATAAACGGGATCTATTATCTTATTAGATGTCATCGCAAGTAAAGTATTAATGATATCCGACCCGCGATCAACTGCATAATGTATTGATTGAGTCTTTTTGATTACAAAATCATTATTATTATCACGCGCAATCCCATGTGCTGCTAGATCGATTATTGCTAACAGATTATTGAAATTATGCGCGAGATCTGCAGCAATCGCTCTGATATTTTCCGCGGCCTGCATGCGCGCCAGTTCAAAATCTCTGTTCTTACGTTCCGTAATTTCCTGCCCTACGCCGATATAGGCTATGAACTTTCCTTCCTCATCACGAAACGGATATCCCCGGTGGAAAATCCAAACGACGGTCTCATCTTCGAGCACGATACGATATTCCAATGCGAATGGAATTTCGGCCGCACGAGACTTGCGAAACTCCTCATACACTCGCGCCCGTTCATCCGGATGAATAATTTTTGTCCATTCCTCCACATTTCGAGGCATAACGGTTTTGAATTTACGAAAATATTCCACGCTGGCGGGACTAGTATAAGTAGTCTTACCGTCAGAAAGGCGGTTTACCCAAAAAAATGCATTGATAACGTTAAGAATTCTTTCAAACATTTCGAGGTTATGGGCCCTCAAAACGGGACGATTTTTGAGGTCGCCGATCTCAGTAAGGTTTATTTCATAACCACTTGATTTACTGTCATTCAAAACAGACAATTGGATATTGGCGCGCACCCATTTTGATCGGTCCGTCGCCTTTGCGATCTTAAAATCCAGCGTTAGCGGGTCCGTGGCAGTGGAGGCCTGATCGGACGACAAAGCGTCGCACCAGGTCGCCTCAGTCTCGGCGAATTCAAGGAAGGATCGGCCGATCAAATCCTCTTCAGCGCGACCCAGCAAACGGCAAAATGCCGGACTGACTGCTTCAATTTCGGATTGTGCACCAAGCCGGGCCACTGCAGCGACGCTGGAGTTTAAATAATCGTACACGACAACCGCATTCTGAAATTGAGATATTTCATCTTAAATCAACTGCAAAATTACATTTTTCATATTGCATCGGCATGATTAAGCAAATTTGCCAAACTGGCGGCAGAGTTTATCTTAAGTTTATTAAAAATCCGGCTTCTATGTATTTTTATAGTATTTTCGCTTCGTCCCATTTCACCGGCAATTAATTTCGTGGGATATCCCTTTGAAATTATCCGGGCGACGTAAAGCTCGGTAGGCGTCAGGCCTGCGATTGCCGCCTTCACCATTTTGGCGCTCTCGCTGTGGCAAAAATATTTGCGCGATTGGGCTATGCCGCGGTTTATCGCGCGTCGAAGCGCCATCTCCGAAATCGGCTTTTGCAGGAAGTCGATCGCACCTGCCTTCATCCCCTGCACGACGGTGCCAATGTCACTGGTTCCGGAAATGAAGATTACAGGCAGTTTGATGCTCGCGCTCGTC
This portion of the Sphingobium sp. genome encodes:
- a CDS encoding PAS domain-containing protein, translated to MYDYLNSSVAAVARLGAQSEIEAVSPAFCRLLGRAEEDLIGRSFLEFAETEATWCDALSSDQASTATDPLTLDFKIAKATDRSKWVRANIQLSVLNDSKSSGYEINLTEIGDLKNRPVLRAHNLEMFERILNVINAFFWVNRLSDGKTTYTSPASVEYFRKFKTVMPRNVEEWTKIIHPDERARVYEEFRKSRAAEIPFALEYRIVLEDETVVWIFHRGYPFRDEEGKFIAYIGVGQEITERKNRDFELARMQAAENIRAIAADLAHNFNNLLAIIDLAAHGIARDNNNDFVIKKTQSIHYAVDRGSDIINTLLAMTSNKIIDPVYADLNEILNETRPLISTLAGPNIQVIYDCTSLPCPLYVDKSGLSQAIINLITNSREAMDEGGEIMIKTRVLPMLAGVETADTPNSSVSISIEDTGMGMTDHVLRHANDPYFTTKSNGRGLGLAITAGFVRQSGGDLSFSNRIGGGLIARMTFPHTVPPTELPAGLSAELEKGAMRQTGAILHAGTILVVDDEPLIAESISEMLVDDGHHVICAASISEAKEYLEDAGYKLVICDIAMGTEETGVDLARWIKEKFPLTALLLTSGYSDNMSLLPNDMAFIKKPYRPNELHAKVRELLK
- a CDS encoding winged helix-turn-helix domain-containing protein, producing the protein MTLNFAKQDKSSESSAGCASQPNRLPTQTSGLPLQTCLSEAGVRIVGIRDKEYDLRASWLRSWLPHAPMHQFDHNDSKPLSQAINSFEVLILHGKDVERMGHIIKDWRRLLPSKLIVAVLTTMNSDKQNELLYSGADAVLDIDMSDFVAVVWLQSLLSRLSERREANLRPSLDVDVELSDLNVTPMERMILTSLLNKEGTVVGHADILHAIGRDKSKKSLHILSAAVCNLRKKHSTQFKIFNVKGSGYGALRRNSDIMRYRQS
- a CDS encoding response regulator — its product is MKKNRDELPPRPQIERIPDSIRWSLLDTTRCGQRGYLRPCQSEDLNQTADSAFPMTPICATASEAVLIVDDEPDLRTHLTDLVASLGYQALACGSATELQEKAQRFQSGCILLDIKLPGLDGLAIQEWLTSASIKLPVIFISGTSDIGTVVQGMKAGAIDFLQKPISEMALRRAINRGIAQSRKYFCHSESAKMVKAAIAGLTPTELYVARIISKGYPTKLIAGEMGRSENTIKIHRSRIFNKLKINSAASLANLLNHADAI
- a CDS encoding cadherin-like domain-containing protein, yielding MTTNIWGSDAQSPLIIASGLPPAGQALFDAADSGGAEVGVISYKNGQASVSFFDHMGVPTAARPSAVLATGGAALSEVAITATGILGYGAGWIEADTNVIKAQYFGAVGAYGAPVTLGTGHGLDMAGYSRRDAAGKKPAVDGFVASWIGTDGNVYFQRAGVHLNNAADSIGSVSAAGLDGIPGSRPVGATSSANTDNDAAIKVTTSGQASEASVAVTHSGEVILAWTEHGATGDTLSFKVLNADGTENFAATLPTALPAGAHVDTAWLAGGGFAISWNTADAIQSIIFNTAGGVVPGFGAVFTSTGTNTLHSFAPGSFTGDFSLGTMLDTIGGFTLAYTEGSVLKEQSFNSLGGVLDPAQSQPITIGTVDPLTSLASASLVGERVMVLSERIDGTVTATVVDPRAQPIGTAIVLNGVGLVINGIDTPTRAIPDVLVGTIGNDTINGGAGDDIMSGALGHDRIFAGVGNDTIDGGGGVDTLVLSGRQSDYTIVNLGGTLFQITDNRTIATNDGADIVRNVEVFEFAGPTVFDPRVTVAAATLGSLTRNVDPTAWGLSNEDVDSLPSPVRTPDVDGFIVNDGAGRAGVQSAPVVSDSIGEFVSILWEDHTGGGSRIRGNFYSVEGTPDIETPLPDTFTIGDGQGYEFNARVASGAANSGWGVVYSEKIDATTETLKTNFFGLNLTGTEQLVDASGLHQHSASIFGSYLDHRLNPVTGQIDGPAVILPAGMNDGYNVIYVEGGQVGDSYGAIRLQRFEVNLDALGQPGAPRAAGLDGLAGVGSDAAVTLSASGRDPSITGLHTFETIAVWIEKDANGVEHVVGTALDDLAQPIGIDLTNISGTDVIAAGSKVIIAQAEAVNAAIVWVADVGTNGNHVYELHATMLSSPGTGIDGQGFALVQPAAPFNLMTLPAGVDLASIKVSGISGEGSADIIVQWDGVTAGDTNVYARHFGTILDPATGAALAMTPVGNTIQVNANSQGDQSHNGVAGLLGDRFISVWQDSNAAVTGGNGTDIVAQIFDTRAPGQHIVGDFVTPTGRVAARPDILVGTNGNDFILGDISDSDGAADWIFAGMGDDIMQGGPSDRAVAVRSEILDGGLGTDTAVYTGNFADYEITAIFDNDRGPGFQITDLRPTQDANNNPLQNDGIDFVYRVERLAFADQVIDVAADIYNPPMPAPLAGWDGTPNAWSLTDTSQYKLQTLATGVAAQSQVAVTNLQDDTALVWIEGTAGAGSHSVIAERRLVTGEIDPLWQGPGAAAAGPIEMTDGTFAANTVGNPVVASAGLLGVLAAWESTNVDGQSSIHMRLGSTASATPFNTGAGFPAYGFTGGELVVPGSAGGRSPSVMGYEIVNTANETVELGFHVAFVDDAGQVRLARYEIPVFEVDPLTGAVGNPALPANFGISGQTQPILIGADGLRNHDPVTGALIDDPDGAISLGAGGAPSLTSLHNGELVVGYTDAAGHYTVTRFDVTHTADSRDETMFVADKITYAAAQTDTLGTNVLSGQVVSQLNGSFGAFWTENDGIGGVVLKGNVYNAGGTTWHQSGTLDLQTGLPAGVDVTVVSSGINPNGVEDGFVALWQTGGHISGQRFDMAGAKVGLVFQVDDPNGVAHGGLSAAGVDNGLIIIGHELAANNGDVGYSYLDTRQPGAEVLGTTTRAGVAGSIAVGTVGDDAMDGRAADDQLFGGLGNDVITLGGGSDLGDGGEGNDIILGGAGQDQILGGSGNDLLMVGTSGPADVRKDAALVAGLTASLSATAQNVAIIASNNGADIVSGGLGVDTLSFRSEASPVRVDLNTGLVYRAGTGANTVNFTDNGTTASYNLTAAIGELVLDAAGLPIFQFTRDIERVEGGRGADVLLGAASNDVIYSGGGNDFIDGRAGTQDIGVFAGAASGYTVARTPTGISVTHTIPATATSLARTETAILNNVEFVQFGDRRIAAADVQPGAAVSAASLTNRNPGPALTNDTATLAEDTSVKINVTANDVANEFASQPVFITAINGQAVTAGGPAITVANGSVSLGLDGQLNFTPVENYFGTTSFTYTAQDGGGIAKTATVQLNITPVADTPTAVADAYEVVLGSTTQLNVLANDINPDAPLSALSIGTLNTTGLVGTATSTGNAITFTGNTAGTTTLTYTANNGLESTPVTVTIKVLVQNNTPTLTGDLNATVVEGARVALTAADIGYTDLDAADVLTFTASGAVNGAVQVNGVDATSFTMADVTAGRVSFLHNGAETPTASFSMVVTDGKIVTAPVTVQLAVTAVNDAPILTGAVANATYVENAAALTIAPALTLTDADSTRMTGATVTISGGRAEDVLTFTPRAGITGSYAAGTLTLSGLATVAAYQAILRSVAYSNSSDLPDIAPRTVTFTVNDGGAVNATATASTTIAVQSVNDLATGTIAIASAAEAGAGVILTAAGNLLDADLVNPVVVPTYAWQSSTTLTGIYTNLVASGTSVLTANTATVTPAAVTFYQVRGTYTDPFGANVVTSTDRAVVGTAAANAMSTAGVKFLSALGGNDTITYAATSLPDLIIDGGAGTDTVSIAAAISSFGPVSDSALVGVETVSAAALLTAISMDLSVQTEALTITGGAGNDTIRGGTGADVINGGNGNDLIFALIGNDTVNGGAGTDTLDYSASTGTLTVNLAAATAQVTGSLTGTDTVTAVENIIANAADNSITGSAAANLLDGNAGNDTIRGGAGNDAILGGLGNDTLYGNAGIDRLAGGAGADRFVFDAATAGSADTITDFEIGAVGGRIDKIGISAAAFGIGAAAAASGGWLSLTGAFTTTTQRIAYNANTGSLDYDSNGSAGGGTRFQIGVIDINNDAALHPTLALDHFILM
- a CDS encoding winged helix-turn-helix domain-containing protein; its protein translation is MTVEIASVANRQFIGAGEIPARLVSIGKRDAKRRHAWLSDVFEAVDIQEYGSTIAANSVLFDANSEFLILGGHDGRRMSALYREFEPLLRNRVVVAIVTGSTPQTRAAMLRAGFDEVLDIGKVHPLEGIARFRAIWRQRCVRTSAEREQYQRADMLSKVCDASVLTGRERRLIECLLDRPGWCVSFQRLQRVAGIDEDPISVMNLRVSMSKLRRKLVVGSRIEALPNEGYVLVTD